A single genomic interval of Thermococcus celericrescens harbors:
- a CDS encoding PadR family transcriptional regulator yields MKYRDFLALHILHHASEEPVTGSFLMKELERHGYHISPGTMYPLLHSLEGEGLLKSHWEVRSGRRVRVYEITEIGRRTLDEGKEKLRELCLELLGE; encoded by the coding sequence ATGAAGTACCGCGACTTCCTGGCCCTGCATATACTCCACCACGCGAGCGAAGAACCAGTTACAGGCTCGTTTCTGATGAAAGAACTTGAGAGACACGGTTACCACATCAGCCCGGGAACCATGTACCCACTCCTTCACTCCCTGGAAGGGGAGGGCCTCCTCAAAAGCCATTGGGAGGTCCGGAGTGGGAGACGGGTTAGGGTCTACGAGATAACGGAAATCGGCCGGAGAACCCTCGACGAGGGCAAAGAGAAGCTGAGGGAACTCTGCCTTGAACTGCTGGGGGAATGA